Part of the Phaeodactylum tricornutum CCAP 1055/1 chromosome 5, whole genome shotgun sequence genome is shown below.
CTTGGGCACACCAGCCCTACCAAAGGCGGCAAACTTTCGTTGGCGTCGGTCCGGAGCAGCTACAGCGCGTATTCCGTCACCATGAACGCCGGTACGGAGTGTTTGGAAACGTACGTACCCTCGATCTGCAATGcgttgtgtgtgtgtatgaAAGTTTTGTCGAAGGAAGGTGACTGGTTGGACCGACCCTTAGTATTTgcttgtttttgtttttcaaCAATTTTTCGTTTTTGGTGTTTGCAGTCCGCTCAATACGCAAGACCAGGGATGGGGATCGTGTCCCGTGCACGGACGAGACTGGGGAACCTCGTCGGCGTGTGACGAAGCCGTATCGCGAGAGCTCACGGAACGCTTCGAAGAATCTTGCAAGGTGGCTGGGATCCGAGGCTCTCGGGAGCCCAGTCCAACGTCATCGTTACCGCTGTTGCCGTGTGAATTTGATGCGGTAGCCGAGATCGAAGCCACCGAATCAAAAAGAATGTCGATCGCTTCGTGTGAAAGCACAGCCCAAGTTCAAGAATACAATGTCGATGAAATGCGCCAGTTACGACGCCGCAAAACGTCATACGCGAAACACCAGCGCATGTCTCTGTACGTATCGGCAACGCAAGCAACCCAACCAGTCTTGCCGACCCGCAAATCCCTCTTTCCCGTCCTGGGAAAGCTGCAGGAAGAGCCGAGCAAATGCTTGTCCACCCGTGATGAGTTTCCTTCTATGGCATCGTTGGCGACAGCCATGCCTTCAGTGGCCGACAAGGATGCGACGGTCGTCTGTCCCGCCGTCGACGAGGGGATCTTGACCACcatttttggctttttgaaCGAGCGGGAACTGTTGTGCCAGGCATCTTTGGTTTCTACCGCGTGGGCGGACGCAGCAACAACCGCCCACGCCACCATGATGCTGGCTAGCGTTGGATATTTGGATGAGGTGGAGAGCTTGGAGGAAGATGATCAAAGCACCGACACTGTTGTGTGTCGATCCGCGGCTGCTAAAGCGATGGAGTGGTCCTGGAACAAGTTGACGGGCCAGTTTCCGTGGGGCTGCTTTTTGAGTGAAGGAGCGTTCAAACAAGTCTTCAAGGTTTACAACACCGCAGTCAGAACTGAAGAGGCGGTATCGGTGATGGACGTAGACGCAATTACGGACAAAAAGACCATCGGTGCCGAGCTTGCCGTGTCTGCCCTCCTCAGTTCTTTGACCCGAAGAGGAGTCTGTCCGAACTTTATTTTGACGCGAGGAGTGTTCACGTCACCGTACGCCCCACCTCCGACACATTGGGGAAATGCCAATAAAAAGAAGCCTCTAGGCAAGTCCTTTGTCAAGGTTAAGTCGGGACCTAAAAAACCCAAGGATGCCCATCCAGGTCGGTTTCAGTTCATCCGTATGGAACTGTGTCGTCAGGGAGATGCAGAAGAGTTTTTGAAACGCCAGCCCAACGAGATGCTGGATCCGCGTATGTCACAGGCGTTTGTTTTTCAGATTGCCTTTGCTTTGCACGCTGCTGCGGACCGCTTCTCGCTGAAACACTACGATTTAAAGCTCTTGAACATATTTGTGCAAGATATTGTTGCTCAGACTGACGCGGTAGTGATGCGGTACGGATTGGGATCGCATATGTTCTCGCTGCGGATGCCGTCGGAGCAAGCAGTCGTTGCCAAGCTTGCTGATTACGGAACGGCCAACATCAAGGCCGATACGAATGGACAGCCTGTAACAATTGCTCAGTTTACCACCCTTGAGAATACGCCTCCCGATTTTATGATTCTTGGAGACGAGGCGCGCCAAGGGCACAGTCACGATTGTTTTGGTCTCGGGCTGTGCATGTTGCATTTGTTTACCGGTCACGCACCGTACGAAgagattttggaagaagtAGTTTGCCCGCCGGTCTTGAAAAAGAAGCTCCGTAGAATttgggaagaagaaaaagtcaagGGCTACGATGCGATTCGTAGTGTAATATTGTGCGACGTCTACAAGGATGAAGCCGGAAACATTGTCGAAGGCGAACCAGACGATACGCTCTACGATACGTTTTATCGCTATCTGGTCCTTTTTGGTGTTCCTGAAGCATTTCATCAGAAAAAGTGTCCGAAAGTCTGGAAGGCGATTTCCGATACTTTACAACATGCCGGTCCCGGTAAAGGGGGGCGCCCGGTCCGTAAGAAACAAGGAACAGATGCCGCGCAGTACCTTCAGGACAGTCGACAGTTTTCGATTCGAGCAGGCTCCAATATTCTGATCCGGCAGGCTCGTGAGATTTTGCAGGCCATGCCCGGCGGCATGGAACTGCTTTTGCGGCTGTGTGCGTTTGATCCGTCGCAACGAGCATCGGCCATGGATGTGCTCAATTCGAGTTTTATGGAGAATTTGCGGGAACCCGATGGCGTGGATACCACCGGTCCCAATGATACCGTCTTTTCCTACACGGCGTTTTCCACCTCGGGAGCCTTAGTATAGTTAAGGCTGCTAGTAGGATTGGAGTTAAATGCTCTGCATGATGAGTCACTCTCGAATACGTTTTTTCAGCATGGGTTCCGTAGGTTCTTCGTACTACCGGCACAAGCATCCCGGGCAATTGTGCAAGCTTTCGTGTAGAAAGGCATCGCAATCCACACAAAAAACTTGGTGGCAGTCGGGACAGGCAAACCGCAGCTGTCCTTCCGTATCGTCGGACACGCCGTCGCCCGAAAACGGCCGCAAGCAGGCGGCGCATTCGGGAGGGGGTTGTTGCGACGAGGCCACGGGGAGGGGGGTGGATGCCAGCACCACCACTGGTGCACTAGAAGCCACCACCGGCACTTGTGAATTCGAGACTACCGCGGTGTCGGGCTGGACTTCCCGAAAGGGCGGGACGGGGAAGAGATGGTGAAAGGATCGTGCGAGATGCGGTGCGAGTACGAGTTGGAGTCCACAGACGGCACAATCCGCGGGCAAGGCGGCGTTTTTCGCCTGACAGACGGGGCAGGTGTAGGCGGTGCGTGCCAGTACGGTTTGTTGTCGTGTGGCGTGTACGAATTCGGGTCCGTCGGCGATAATGCGGGTGGGAAATCCCATGCGGACGAGGGCGCAGCCGTGTGGTCTCGAGGGGAGGGTCGGTGGTGGCACGGTCTGCGAGCGGAGCCAATCCCGCAGGTGGGCCCGATCGAGACAAACGCCCAGGACGCCGTGTGTTTCGTCGGCGAGTTTACGACAGACGTGTAGTTCGGCGTTGAGTGCGAGGCAGCTGACGCGGATTTGTGCCTGGCGGAGGCGGGGGAGGGTTTCGGTGAGGAGGTATCCCGGATCGCAGGTGGAGAGAGCGGCGGTGACTAGGACGATTTCGCGACTGCCGTGCGATGGTTGGTGACCCAAGGAGCGACCGGCGAGTTCTAGGCCGTTTTGGAGAGAGAATTCGCCGCCGCCACTGGGACCTTCGGCGGCGGCCATTTGCGCCACCGAGTCCAGAGCGAGTTTGTGCGTTTTGCTACTACTGGAAAGCTGCGTGAGTATTTCGGCTTCCCCGTTTTTGAGCAGGACAAATCCGAGCTGGGACAGCGGGTTCTGGTCGTAGTATTCTTGTACAAAGTGTTGTAAATGCGCGACGGTGACGTCGATGCGTGTGCCGGGTGGCAGTACCGGATCTTTGACGCGCATCCAACGCGAGACGTCGATCAAGACGTAGACGTAGCGTATCATGTCCCGGACGACACGT
Proteins encoded:
- a CDS encoding predicted protein, coding for MSSEASDETVLDWNESTPSLTAWSSSNAAAAPVPKVPTTGTGTRPRRTYGSRNVAGFLGRTDFLKPRANSTWLREGSAEASGTLAEPWALETTASVFTDQRSASSVSETEPPPVPRPEAYSRDRAISSPWQPPPKTLRRSQSLAFPRSTEHTLVRSATVVSSFSLRDSYTEETPLDFGENGHPNHSPYAPTRKAKVLARCNSLQMTNRPAYLASQSVSSFPSLESSPTKTLRECSSSTETTTSSRKRGVCGSPISQYGEDDYDGDYNDGDRNRVVLSASRPASSGSHSGRRIRSRSRIFSPGSDVPFAPLLRAESVRTPLNTSLSPLLSAQDCRPMQVDSDSDSAGPHSPDTSFREDEDEDDLHPSAPSTFSASVEPIPTNPDDQLFATMSSYDDLKYIIRCLRKETKLFGKESWTVSPQLSWTNVRRSAFLCWTTRTLGFTLRAIGNSATYLSISKAKGQELKERLESALLAYKQKEIWTARQPEAVPFPIHTETIARPSSVASLVLDPPPYADWRDPDTDALAHGLQSLSVRATSTAVHMTRTVTLEPVPDHAPVWSRDLQLLGHTSPTKGGKLSLASVRSSYSAYSVTMNAGTECLETPLNTQDQGWGSCPVHGRDWGTSSACDEAVSRELTERFEESCKVAGIRGSREPSPTSSLPLLPCEFDAVAEIEATESKRMSIASCESTAQVQEYNVDEMRQLRRRKTSYAKHQRMSLYVSATQATQPVLPTRKSLFPVLGKLQEEPSKCLSTRDEFPSMASLATAMPSVADKDATVVCPAVDEGILTTIFGFLNERELLCQASLVSTAWADAATTAHATMMLASVGYLDEVESLEEDDQSTDTVVCRSAAAKAMEWSWNKLTGQFPWGCFLSEGAFKQVFKVYNTAVRTEEAVSVMDVDAITDKKTIGAELAVSALLSSLTRRGVCPNFILTRGVFTSPYAPPPTHWGNANKKKPLGKSFVKVKSGPKKPKDAHPGRFQFIRMELCRQGDAEEFLKRQPNEMLDPRMSQAFVFQIAFALHAAADRFSLKHYDLKLLNIFVQDIVAQTDAVVMRYGLGSHMFSLRMPSEQAVVAKLADYGTANIKADTNGQPVTIAQFTTLENTPPDFMILGDEARQGHSHDCFGLGLCMLHLFTGHAPYEEILEEVVCPPVLKKKLRRIWEEEKVKGYDAIRSVILCDVYKDEAGNIVEGEPDDTLYDTFYRYLVLFGVPEAFHQKKCPKVWKAISDTLQHAGPGKGGRPVRKKQGTDAAQYLQDSRQFSIRAGSNILIRQAREILQAMPGGMELLLRLCAFDPSQRASAMDVLNSSFMENLREPDGVDTTGPNDTVFSYTAFSTSGALV
- the TFIIH-p44 gene encoding suppressor of stem-loop protein 1 (44 kDa subunit of RNA polymerase II transcription initiation factor IIH (TFIIH) which is involved in basal transcription and nucleotide excision repair (NER), similar to yeast Supressor of stem-loop protein 1(SSL1)), with product MSAATTTTTTTAVGSDPTTSVSHAWEDNRSQNAWDQAVREDATGRIVVASGDTLAQAIRKRRKRLTQNDYAQRNRRVVRDMIRYVYVLIDVSRWMRVKDPVLPPGTRIDVTVAHLQHFVQEYYDQNPLSQLGFVLLKNGEAEILTQLSSSSKTHKLALDSVAQMAAAEGPSGGGEFSLQNGLELAGRSLGHQPSHGSREIVLVTAALSTCDPGYLLTETLPRLRQAQIRVSCLALNAELHVCRKLADETHGVLGVCLDRAHLRDWLRSQTVPPPTLPSRPHGCALVRMGFPTRIIADGPEFVHATRQQTVLARTAYTCPVCQAKNAALPADCAVCGLQLVLAPHLARSFHHLFPVPPFREVQPDTAVVSNSQVPVVASRQLRFACPDCHQVFCVDCDAFLHESLHNCPGCLCR